The sequence TCGGTGCGCCGTGAGATCCAGCCCGACCTCGGCGGCCACCTGCTGCGCCAAGACGCTCGGGGGCTCACCGTCCCATGCATCCGTCCCGGCAGAGCGAGCCTGCACGGACGCGGCTCCGACTTCCAGCCGTCGCGCGGCGATGACTTCTGCCAGCGGGCTGCGGCAGGTGTTGCCGGTGCACACGAAGAGAATCTCCACGGTGCGCCTCACCTTGCCCCGCCTCACCCGACCGGCGTCGTTCCGAGACTCGCGTCCAGGTCGAACAGTCCCCGGCGCAGGAGCCGTGGCGGCCAGCTGGTGCAGTCCACCAGAGTCGATCCCGGTCCCGGGGCCCGCGTTTCGAGACCGCGGTCGCGGCAGAACCAGAGATCAGTCTCACTGCCGAAGACCGCGTCGATCTCTCCTTCCCGCAACAGCGCTGCTGCGCCCGTGCGGTTGACGCTCGTCGAGAGTACGGCCGCACCGAGTCGCGCCAAGAGGGCGCGCAGCCGCGGGTGCGCCGGAACTCGGAACGCTGCCGTCGCTCCTGATTCTACCGTTTCTCCCCAGGGCTGCGCCTCCTGAACGCGCAGCACCGCGGTGAGCGGCGCCGGCCAGAGCCGCCGGAGGAAATCGAGCGCCCTCGGATCCTGGCCCGGAGTCAGGTAGGAAAGTAAGGCATCGAAGCAGGGCAAGAGGGCGAGGAAGCTCCTCGGGCTCTCGATCCCTTTCCAGGCCGCGATCCGCCGCCTGCCCGCTTTGGAGGTGGCGACGGCGGAGAAACCATAGAGAGTCTCGGTCGGCAAGATCATCGCCTCCCCATCGGCAAGCAGACGGCAGGCCAGGTGGATTCCGCCCGGCTCGCCGAAGTCCATACACCGCATCCGCTTAAGTCCCCCACGCAGCACGCAGCGCGGCCAGGCGGGAACGCAGCGCTGCATCCTCGAGCGCCAGGATCTGCGCCGCCAGGAGCGCCGCATTGACCGCCCCCGGCTTGCCGATGGCCATGCAGGCCACCGGGACACCCCGGGGCATCTGCACGGTGGAAAGAAGTGCATCGAGTCCGCGCAGCGCCCCAGCCTCCAGGGGAACCCCGATGACCGGAAGCGGCGACGAAGCTGCCACCGCCCCGGCCAGATGGGCCGCCATGCCGGCGGCGGCGACGAGGACCCGGAGACCGCGGGCCTCCGCTTGCAGCGCATAGTCGCGGACGCGCTCCGGCGTCCGGTGCGCCGAGAGCACCTGCAGCTCCGCGGGGATACCGAGCTCCTGCAGCTGTCGCAGGCAGTGCTCCATGATCTCGCGGTCCGATTCGCTCCCGATCAAGATGCCGACGCGCGGCTCTGCCACGATGCACGCTCCAGGGCTCGAAGGGCGATGTCCTTGCGGTGGAAGCTGCCGGGGATGTGAAGGGCGCCGACGCCGGCATAGGCACGCTCCCGCGCTGCGGCCATGCTGCTGTCGCTGCCGACGACGGTGACGATGCGACCCCCGCTCGTCAGCCATTCCGTGCCGTGGCGGCGGACGCCGCCGGCGAACACGGTGACGCCGAGCTCGCGCGCCGCCTCGAGGCCGTGGATGGGGCGATCGAGTTGCGGCGCCTCGGGGTAACCCTCGGAGGCGACCACCACGCCCACGGTGCAGCGATCTTCGTGCAACGCGCAGGGCGCCGCGGTCACATCGCCTGCCGCCGCGGCCAGAAGCAGGGCGAGGAAATCGCTGCGCAGGCGCGGCAGCAAGACCTGCGCTTCCGGATCTCCGAGTCGACAGTTGTATTCCAGCACCTGTGGTCCCGCCGTCGTGAGCATCAATCCCAGGTAGAGGAAGCCGCGGTACGGCTGGCCTTCGTCCAGCATCCCCGCGAGCGTCGGCGCCAGGATACGCGACTCGACCGCGGCGAGGACCTCGTCTTGCAGATGCGGCACCGGCGAATAGGCCCCCATGCCGCCCGTGTTCGGGCCGCGGTCGCCGTCGAAAGCGCGCTTGTGATCCTGGGCGCAGCCGAGGAGTCGATGGTTGTAGCCGTCGGTGAGGACGAACACGGAAAGCTCTTCGCCGACGAGCAGATCTTCCAGGACGACGCGTCGGCCGGCATCACCACAAGCACCTTCCACGAGCAGGCGACGGAGTACGTGCACCGCTTCGTCGTGCTCCTGCACGACGAAGACGCCCTTCCCCGCCGCCAGACCATCGGCCTTGATGACGAAGGGGAGG is a genomic window of Candidatus Krumholzibacteriia bacterium containing:
- a CDS encoding L-threonylcarbamoyladenylate synthase, producing the protein MRRSWRRRSWRSRMQRCVPAWPRCVLRGGLKRMRCMDFGEPGGIHLACRLLADGEAMILPTETLYGFSAVATSKAGRRRIAAWKGIESPRSFLALLPCFDALLSYLTPGQDPRALDFLRRLWPAPLTAVLRVQEAQPWGETVESGATAAFRVPAHPRLRALLARLGAAVLSTSVNRTGAAALLREGEIDAVFGSETDLWFCRDRGLETRAPGPGSTLVDCTSWPPRLLRRGLFDLDASLGTTPVG
- the purE gene encoding 5-(carboxyamino)imidazole ribonucleotide mutase, with amino-acid sequence MAEPRVGILIGSESDREIMEHCLRQLQELGIPAELQVLSAHRTPERVRDYALQAEARGLRVLVAAAGMAAHLAGAVAASSPLPVIGVPLEAGALRGLDALLSTVQMPRGVPVACMAIGKPGAVNAALLAAQILALEDAALRSRLAALRAAWGT
- the purD gene encoding phosphoribosylamine--glycine ligase; its protein translation is MRILVLGSGAREHALAAALAASRGADEVFVAPGNDGILDVARPVALGLGDLEALAHWARRQGIGLVVAGSEDPLVRGAWNIFDRHRLRFIGPSAEAARLEGSKAWAKEFMGRHAIPTAPFSVHEDFAAARAAAAGRSLPFVIKADGLAAGKGVFVVQEHDEAVHVLRRLLVEGACGDAGRRVVLEDLLVGEELSVFVLTDGYNHRLLGCAQDHKRAFDGDRGPNTGGMGAYSPVPHLQDEVLAAVESRILAPTLAGMLDEGQPYRGFLYLGLMLTTAGPQVLEYNCRLGDPEAQVLLPRLRSDFLALLLAAAAGDVTAAPCALHEDRCTVGVVVASEGYPEAPQLDRPIHGLEAARELGVTVFAGGVRRHGTEWLTSGGRIVTVVGSDSSMAAARERAYAGVGALHIPGSFHRKDIALRALERASWQSRASAS